The Selenomonadales bacterium region AGGTGCATGCCGTGGTGCGTGTATCGGTTGCGTAGAATGTAAAAACCGTTTGGCAGACCGCATGAACGAGTCGCTTGCCGACATCTACGCAAGACGCGAATATTTCGCTTCGAAACCGAGCATGGTACGCGAAATTTTGGAAGCAGGCGCGCAGAAAGCACGTGTTGTTGCTGAAGCGACGATGGCAGATGTAAAAGCTGCAATGCATTTGTAAGATGTCCTATCAGTTAAAACTGGAGGTATTTGAAGGACCGCTAGATCTTCTGATGCATCTGATCGAGAAAAGTCAGATTGATATTTATGATATTCCGATCTCAGAGATCACGGAGCAATATCTTACGTATCTCAAGCAGATGGAAGAAGTCGATTTAGAGATCGCGAGTGAGTTTCTTGTGATGGCAGCGACGCTTCTTCAAATAAAGTCGAGAATGCTTCTGCCGAAGAAAAAGACAGAAGATGATACGGTGGAAGAAGATCCGCGTGATGAGCTTGTTGCACGGCTTTTGGAATACAAACGGTATCAAGAGGTAAGTCGTGTTTTAGGTGAGATGGCTGAATCAAGACGACTCTTTTTTGGGCGTAGTCCGCTTGAATTACCGCGCAGACAAGAGCCGTATCCGCAGGGGATGACGACCGATAAGCTTGTGATGGCTTTTATGGCTGTATGGGAAAGTAAGCAGGCAGAAGAAGATTTTGTTGTGGTTCGCAGTGAAACGGTCACGGTGCAAGATAAGATGGGAGATATTCTCTATCTGTTGCGCAAGTGCGGTAAAACGATGGAGTTTCGCGAAA contains the following coding sequences:
- a CDS encoding segregation/condensation protein A — its product is MSYQLKLEVFEGPLDLLMHLIEKSQIDIYDIPISEITEQYLTYLKQMEEVDLEIASEFLVMAATLLQIKSRMLLPKKKTEDDTVEEDPRDELVARLLEYKRYQEVSRVLGEMAESRRLFFGRSPLELPRRQEPYPQGMTTDKLVMAFMAVWESKQAEEDFVVVRSETVTVQDKMGDILYLLRKCGKTMEFRETLIRARNRDEMIASFLAILELLKLNKIRAEQEQGSDTIMISLVEGDSGSCFMNISKEI